A part of Streptomyces sp. NBC_00557 genomic DNA contains:
- a CDS encoding xanthine dehydrogenase family protein molybdopterin-binding subunit, with protein sequence MTAHPPDEHPAPQTRRPAGGVLGAAVERREGSLKVGGTARYAGEYQLAGRAHAWPVPATVARGRVTGVDTSAALALPGVLDVLTPGDAPRLAEPEDGTLAVLQSPDVPHRGWCVALAVAETPEAARAAARAVRVGYAAVPHDAELRPGHPDTYEPEVTNAGFPGRVEFGDPEAALAGAETRVDVTYRVPPLHNHPMEPHTSTAHWDGDRLTVYTSSQGGTTVREVLAHMFRMPEEHVRVVTEHVGGGFGSKGTPRPDVVLAALAARRTGRPVTLAYPRRYLPTTVGHRAPTEQRLRLGAHADGRLAALLHEVTTHSSRVREFVEQAGVPSRVMYATPALLSVHRAVRLDVPGPSWMRAPGEAPGMYALESALDELADALGMDPVELRVRNDPEREPGSGKPFSSRHLVECLHEGARRFGWADRDPRPRSRAEGPLLIGTGVAAATYPASAVPATAAARALPDGTFTVRINATDIGTGARTVLTQIAADALGAPLDRVRTEIGHSDLPSAWLAGGSTGTASWGWAVHKACTELASRLAGHPGPPPAEGIETRADTAGEADADSPYARHAFGAQFAEVAVDTVTGETRVRRLLGVFAAGRILNARTARSQFTGGMVMGLGMALTEGSTLDPVFGDFTEADLASYHVPAHADVPAVEAHWIDEDDPHLNPMGSKGIGEIGIVGAAAAIGNAVHHATGIRFRELPLTPDRILAGLLSEG encoded by the coding sequence ATGACCGCCCACCCCCCGGACGAGCACCCCGCCCCGCAGACCCGGCGCCCTGCCGGTGGCGTCCTCGGCGCCGCCGTCGAGCGGCGGGAAGGATCGCTGAAGGTGGGGGGCACCGCCCGCTACGCCGGGGAGTACCAGCTGGCCGGCAGGGCGCACGCCTGGCCCGTGCCCGCCACGGTCGCGCGCGGGCGGGTCACCGGCGTCGACACCTCCGCCGCCCTCGCCCTGCCCGGTGTCCTCGACGTGCTCACCCCCGGCGACGCGCCCCGGCTCGCCGAGCCCGAGGACGGCACGCTCGCCGTCCTGCAGAGCCCGGACGTGCCGCACCGGGGCTGGTGCGTGGCCCTGGCCGTCGCCGAGACCCCGGAGGCGGCCCGTGCCGCCGCCCGCGCCGTCCGCGTCGGCTACGCCGCCGTACCGCACGACGCCGAGCTGCGCCCCGGCCACCCGGACACCTACGAGCCGGAGGTGACCAACGCCGGATTCCCGGGCCGCGTCGAGTTCGGCGACCCGGAGGCCGCCCTGGCCGGCGCCGAGACCCGCGTCGACGTCACCTACCGGGTGCCCCCGCTGCACAACCACCCCATGGAGCCGCACACCAGCACCGCCCACTGGGACGGGGACCGGCTCACCGTGTACACCTCCAGCCAGGGCGGCACCACCGTGCGGGAAGTCCTCGCCCACATGTTCCGGATGCCGGAGGAGCACGTCCGCGTCGTCACCGAGCACGTCGGCGGCGGCTTCGGCTCCAAGGGCACCCCGCGCCCCGACGTCGTCCTCGCCGCCCTGGCCGCCCGGCGCACCGGCCGGCCCGTCACCCTCGCCTACCCCCGCCGGTACCTGCCCACCACCGTCGGCCACCGCGCGCCGACCGAGCAGCGGCTGCGCCTCGGCGCACACGCCGACGGCCGGCTCGCCGCACTGCTGCACGAGGTCACCACCCACAGCTCCCGCGTACGGGAGTTCGTCGAGCAGGCCGGAGTGCCCTCCCGCGTCATGTACGCCACCCCGGCCCTGCTCAGCGTCCACCGGGCGGTCCGGCTCGACGTCCCCGGCCCGTCCTGGATGCGCGCCCCCGGCGAGGCGCCCGGCATGTACGCCCTGGAATCCGCCCTCGACGAACTCGCCGACGCGCTCGGCATGGACCCGGTGGAGCTCCGGGTGCGCAACGACCCCGAGCGGGAACCGGGCAGCGGCAAGCCGTTCAGCAGCCGGCACCTGGTGGAGTGCCTGCACGAGGGCGCCCGCCGCTTCGGCTGGGCCGACCGCGACCCGCGCCCCCGCAGCCGCGCCGAGGGCCCGCTGCTCATCGGCACCGGCGTGGCCGCCGCCACCTACCCTGCCTCGGCCGTCCCGGCCACCGCGGCCGCCCGCGCCCTGCCCGACGGCACCTTCACCGTCCGGATCAACGCCACCGACATCGGCACCGGGGCCCGTACCGTCCTCACCCAGATCGCCGCCGACGCCCTCGGCGCGCCCCTCGACCGGGTCCGCACCGAGATCGGGCACAGCGACCTGCCGTCCGCGTGGCTGGCCGGCGGCTCCACCGGCACCGCGTCCTGGGGCTGGGCCGTGCACAAGGCGTGCACCGAACTGGCGTCCCGGCTCGCCGGGCACCCCGGACCGCCGCCCGCCGAGGGCATCGAGACCCGCGCCGACACCGCCGGCGAGGCCGACGCCGACAGCCCGTACGCCCGGCACGCCTTCGGCGCCCAGTTCGCCGAGGTCGCCGTCGACACCGTCACCGGCGAGACCCGGGTGCGGCGGCTGCTCGGCGTCTTCGCCGCCGGGCGGATCCTCAACGCCCGTACCGCACGCTCCCAGTTCACCGGCGGCATGGTGATGGGTCTCGGCATGGCCCTCACCGAGGGCAGCACCCTGGACCCGGTGTTCGGCGACTTCACCGAGGCGGATCTCGCCTCCTACCACGTGCCCGCGCACGCCGACGTCCCCGCCGTCGAGGCGCACTGGATCGACGAGGACGACCCGCACCTCAACCCCATGGGCAGCAAGGGCATCGGCGAGATCGGCATCGTCGGCGCCGCCGCCGCCATCGGCAACGCCGTCCACCACGCCACCGGCATCCGCTTCCGCGAACTGCCCCTCACCCCCGACCGGATCCTCGCCGGCCTGCTGTCCGAGGGGTGA
- a CDS encoding ABC transporter ATP-binding protein, with protein sequence METTAWTQLHSVMNAQSERRPFARATLRRIAAFARPHRAGIVRFVLLGVVTALLAVATPILAGRVVDAIVAGHDSGTVIRLSLLIALVALAEAGLGILGRRLSATLGEGLILDLRTAVFDHVQRMPVAFFTRTRTGALVSRLNNDVIGAQRAFANTLSGVVSNLVTLLLTLAVMLTLSWQITLLALVLLPVFVLPARRMGSRMARMQREAAALNAAMGTRMTERFSAPGATLVKLFGRPEEESAEFAARAARVRDIGVRTATAQSVFITALTLVSALALALVYGLGGWFALHGTLQAGAVVSLALLLTRLYAPLTALAGARVEVMSALVSFERVFEVLDLQPLIEEKPDAREVPEGPVAIEFDDVRFSYPSADQVSLASLEEVAALDTRGGSEVLHGISFRAEPGETVALVGSSGAGKSTIAQLLPRLYDVDAGVVRIGGADVRDLTAASLRGTVGLVTQDGHLFHDTVRANLLLARPDATDDDLWDALGRARLTDVVRSLPDGLDTVVGERGYRLSGGERQRMTIARLLLARQRVVVLDEATAHLDNTSEAAVQEALTEALEGRTAVVIAHRLSTVRAADRILVVEAGRIVERGTHEELLALQGRYAELYRTQFADAGEAAAAVAEAPSA encoded by the coding sequence ATGGAGACCACCGCATGGACGCAGCTGCACAGCGTGATGAACGCGCAGTCCGAGCGCCGTCCGTTCGCCCGCGCCACACTGCGCCGCATCGCCGCCTTCGCCCGCCCGCACCGCGCGGGCATCGTCCGCTTCGTCCTGCTCGGGGTGGTGACGGCCCTGCTCGCCGTGGCGACCCCCATACTCGCCGGCCGCGTCGTCGACGCGATCGTGGCGGGGCACGACTCCGGGACGGTGATCAGGCTCTCCCTGCTCATCGCCCTCGTCGCCCTCGCCGAGGCGGGGCTCGGCATCCTCGGGCGCCGGCTGTCGGCGACGCTCGGGGAGGGGCTGATCCTCGATCTCAGAACGGCTGTGTTCGATCATGTGCAGCGCATGCCGGTCGCGTTCTTCACACGGACACGTACGGGCGCGCTCGTCAGCCGGCTCAACAACGACGTGATCGGCGCCCAGCGGGCGTTCGCCAACACCCTCTCCGGCGTGGTCAGCAACCTGGTCACGCTGCTGCTCACCCTGGCCGTGATGCTCACCCTGTCCTGGCAGATCACCCTGCTGGCGCTGGTGCTGCTGCCGGTGTTCGTGCTGCCCGCCCGCCGCATGGGCAGCCGGATGGCCCGGATGCAGCGGGAGGCGGCGGCGCTGAACGCGGCCATGGGCACCCGGATGACCGAGCGCTTCTCCGCTCCCGGCGCCACCCTGGTCAAGCTGTTCGGCCGCCCCGAGGAGGAGTCCGCGGAGTTCGCGGCCCGCGCCGCCCGCGTCCGGGACATCGGGGTGCGCACAGCCACCGCCCAGTCCGTCTTCATCACCGCCCTGACCCTGGTCTCCGCCCTCGCCCTGGCCCTCGTCTACGGCCTCGGCGGCTGGTTCGCGCTGCACGGCACCCTGCAGGCCGGCGCGGTCGTCTCCCTCGCCCTGCTGCTGACCCGGCTGTACGCCCCGCTCACCGCGCTCGCCGGCGCCCGGGTGGAGGTGATGAGCGCGCTCGTCAGCTTCGAGCGGGTCTTCGAGGTGCTCGACCTCCAGCCGCTCATCGAGGAGAAGCCGGACGCCCGCGAGGTCCCCGAGGGCCCGGTCGCCATCGAGTTCGACGACGTCCGCTTCTCCTACCCCTCGGCCGACCAGGTCTCCCTGGCCTCCCTGGAGGAGGTCGCCGCCCTCGACACCCGCGGCGGCAGCGAGGTCCTGCACGGCATCTCCTTCCGCGCCGAACCCGGCGAGACGGTCGCCCTCGTCGGCTCCTCCGGCGCCGGGAAGTCGACCATCGCCCAGCTGCTGCCGCGCCTGTACGACGTCGACGCGGGCGTGGTCCGCATCGGCGGGGCCGACGTCCGCGACCTGACCGCCGCCTCCCTGCGCGGCACGGTCGGCCTGGTCACCCAGGACGGCCATCTCTTCCACGACACCGTCCGCGCCAACCTGCTGCTGGCCAGGCCGGACGCCACGGACGACGACCTGTGGGACGCGCTCGGCCGGGCCCGGCTCACCGATGTCGTACGGTCCCTGCCCGACGGTCTCGACACGGTGGTCGGCGAGCGCGGCTACCGGCTCTCCGGCGGGGAACGCCAGCGGATGACCATCGCCCGCCTCCTGCTGGCCCGGCAGCGCGTGGTCGTCCTGGACGAGGCCACCGCGCACCTGGACAACACCTCGGAGGCCGCCGTGCAGGAGGCTCTCACGGAGGCGCTGGAAGGGCGTACGGCCGTGGTGATCGCCCACCGGCTGTCCACGGTCCGGGCGGCGGACCGGATCCTGGTCGTGGAGGCGGGACGGATCGTGGAACGGGGCACGCACGAGGAGCTGCTGGCGCTCCAGGGGCGGTACGCGGAGCTGTACCGGACGCAGTTCGCGGACGCGGGTGAAGCCGCGGCGGCGGTGGCGGAGGCGCCGTCGGCCTGA
- a CDS encoding glycoside hydrolase family 65 protein: MSATGPTWEYEGYRPEEERLRESLCTLGNGYFATRGALPECTADDIHYPGTYVAGCYDRLTSEVAGRRIENEDMVNLPNWLPLRFRPAGGAWLTPDTAPVTEHRLTLHLDPGLLERRTSYGLDDGGALHVRQLRLVHLADPHLAALRTEFSVDDRAVDLEVEAALDGRVTNSGVARYRDLDGRHLTQVRTGLAEHGAMWLRCHTRTSRIECALAARMTADAPVATGQEALRAVQHVRLRPAPGAAVTLDKTVALHTSHDPAIGDPLEAAVDRVGAAPGFEDLLETHTRAWEQLWRRTALEVPGEAGAILRLHLFHVLQTLSPHTADLDVGVPARGLHGEAYRGHVFWDELFVLPYLNLHLPEVSHALLHYRHRRLDAACRAARATGRRGALYPWQSGSDGREEAQEVHLNPRSGRWVPDHSRLQHHVGSAVAYNIWQYCEATGDTDFLHGEGAEMLLQIARFWADSAGYDERLGRYRIRGVMGPDEYHDAYPGAPRPGLDDNAYTNVTAAWVLARALELLRILPEPRRRELGQSTGLEQDEPARWEEISRTLHVPFHDGVISQFEGYGDLAELDWDAYRKRYRDIRRLDRILEAEGDSVNRYKASKQADVLMLGYLFSAPELRSLFRRLGHRLDERLWTATVDHYLHRTSHGSTLSGLVHGWILTRARRADAWAFVQEALRGDIADLQGGTTGEGIHLGAMAGTLDLVQRGLTGLETRDGALCLDPVPLPELSSYGVRIRYHGHWGVHLRLRSGLLEISVPASDRAPIDVCLRDRVVPVGPGESARLVVPDVAAQPSVTG, from the coding sequence GTGAGCGCGACGGGACCCACCTGGGAGTACGAGGGCTACCGACCGGAGGAGGAACGCCTGCGCGAGTCGCTGTGCACCCTGGGCAACGGCTACTTCGCCACCCGCGGGGCGCTGCCCGAGTGCACCGCCGACGACATCCACTACCCCGGCACCTATGTGGCCGGCTGCTACGACCGGCTCACGTCCGAGGTCGCCGGACGCCGCATCGAGAACGAGGACATGGTCAACCTCCCCAACTGGCTGCCGCTGCGCTTCCGTCCGGCGGGCGGCGCCTGGCTCACCCCGGACACCGCCCCCGTCACCGAGCACCGGCTCACCCTCCACCTCGACCCCGGCCTGCTGGAGCGCCGTACCAGCTACGGCCTCGACGACGGCGGCGCCCTGCACGTGCGCCAGCTGCGGCTCGTCCACCTGGCCGACCCTCATCTCGCCGCCCTGCGCACGGAGTTCAGCGTCGACGACCGTGCGGTCGACCTGGAGGTCGAGGCCGCGCTCGACGGACGCGTCACCAACTCCGGCGTGGCCCGCTACCGCGACCTGGACGGCCGGCACCTCACCCAGGTGCGGACCGGCCTCGCCGAACACGGCGCGATGTGGCTGCGCTGCCACACCCGCACCTCCCGCATCGAGTGCGCGCTGGCCGCCCGGATGACCGCGGACGCGCCCGTGGCGACGGGCCAGGAGGCCCTGCGCGCCGTCCAGCACGTGCGGCTGCGCCCGGCGCCCGGCGCCGCCGTCACCCTCGACAAGACCGTCGCCCTGCACACCTCGCACGACCCCGCCATCGGCGACCCGCTGGAGGCCGCCGTCGACCGCGTCGGCGCCGCCCCCGGCTTCGAGGACCTGCTGGAGACGCACACCCGGGCCTGGGAGCAGCTGTGGCGGCGCACCGCGCTGGAGGTCCCGGGCGAGGCGGGCGCCATCCTGCGCCTGCACCTGTTCCACGTGCTGCAGACCCTCTCCCCGCACACCGCCGACCTCGACGTCGGCGTCCCCGCGCGCGGGCTGCACGGCGAGGCCTACCGCGGCCACGTCTTCTGGGACGAGCTGTTCGTCCTGCCCTACCTGAACCTGCACCTGCCCGAGGTGTCCCACGCCCTGCTCCACTACCGGCACCGGCGACTGGACGCCGCCTGCCGCGCGGCCCGCGCGACCGGCCGGCGCGGCGCGCTGTATCCGTGGCAGAGCGGCAGCGACGGCCGCGAGGAGGCCCAGGAGGTGCACCTCAACCCCCGCTCCGGCCGCTGGGTGCCGGACCACTCCCGGCTCCAGCACCACGTCGGCTCGGCGGTGGCGTACAACATCTGGCAGTACTGCGAGGCCACCGGCGACACCGACTTCCTGCACGGCGAGGGCGCCGAGATGCTGCTGCAGATCGCCCGCTTCTGGGCGGACTCCGCAGGCTACGACGAACGCCTCGGCCGGTACCGGATCCGGGGCGTGATGGGCCCCGACGAATACCACGACGCCTACCCCGGCGCGCCCCGGCCGGGCCTGGACGACAACGCGTACACCAACGTCACCGCCGCCTGGGTGCTCGCCCGCGCCCTCGAACTGCTCCGGATCCTGCCCGAGCCGCGCCGCCGCGAACTCGGCCAGAGCACCGGCCTGGAACAGGACGAGCCCGCCCGCTGGGAGGAGATCTCCCGCACCCTCCATGTGCCCTTCCACGACGGGGTGATCAGCCAGTTCGAGGGCTACGGCGACCTCGCCGAACTCGACTGGGACGCCTATCGCAAGCGGTACCGGGACATCCGGCGCCTGGACCGGATCCTGGAGGCCGAGGGCGACAGCGTCAACCGGTACAAGGCGTCCAAGCAGGCCGACGTCCTCATGCTCGGCTATCTCTTCTCCGCGCCCGAACTCCGCTCCCTCTTCCGCCGGCTGGGCCACCGCCTCGACGAGCGGCTGTGGACCGCGACCGTCGACCACTACCTGCACCGCACCAGCCACGGCTCCACCCTCAGCGGCCTGGTCCACGGCTGGATCCTGACCCGCGCCCGCCGCGCCGACGCCTGGGCCTTCGTCCAGGAGGCGCTGCGCGGCGACATCGCCGACCTGCAGGGCGGCACCACCGGCGAGGGCATCCACCTCGGCGCCATGGCCGGCACCCTCGACCTCGTCCAGCGCGGACTGACCGGCCTGGAGACCCGCGACGGCGCCCTGTGCCTGGACCCGGTACCGCTGCCCGAACTGTCCTCCTACGGCGTCCGCATCCGCTACCACGGCCACTGGGGCGTCCACCTCCGGCTGCGCAGCGGCCTGCTGGAGATCTCCGTGCCGGCCTCCGACCGGGCCCCCATCGACGTCTGCCTGCGGGACCGGGTGGTCCCGGTGGGCCCCGGCGAATCGGCCCGTCTCGTGGTGCCGGACGTGGCCGCTCAGCCCTCGGTCACCGGGTAA
- a CDS encoding (2Fe-2S)-binding protein: MTSENQLPAASEITLRVNGKPHTVHVDHRRVLLDLLREDLGLTGSKKGCDHGQCGACTVLADGRRVNSCLLLAVALDGSEITTVEGLGGDGEGPHPLQRAFLDRDALQCGYCTPGQICSALGMLAEAAAGHPSHVTDPAAPSGRPVPLDRTEIRERMSGNLCRCGAYPRIVEAVEDVIR; encoded by the coding sequence ATGACCAGTGAAAACCAGCTTCCCGCCGCATCGGAGATCACCCTTCGTGTCAACGGCAAGCCCCACACCGTGCACGTCGACCACCGGCGTGTCCTGCTCGACCTGCTCCGCGAGGACCTCGGTCTGACCGGGTCGAAGAAAGGCTGCGACCACGGCCAGTGCGGTGCCTGCACCGTGCTGGCCGACGGCCGCCGCGTCAACAGCTGCCTGCTGCTCGCGGTCGCCCTCGACGGCAGCGAGATCACCACCGTCGAGGGCCTCGGCGGCGACGGCGAGGGGCCGCACCCGCTGCAGCGGGCCTTCCTCGACCGCGACGCCCTCCAGTGCGGCTACTGCACCCCCGGCCAGATCTGCTCCGCCCTCGGCATGCTCGCCGAGGCCGCGGCCGGACACCCCTCCCACGTCACCGATCCCGCGGCCCCCTCCGGCCGGCCCGTCCCGCTGGACCGGACCGAGATCCGCGAGCGGATGAGCGGCAACCTGTGCCGCTGCGGCGCCTACCCGCGCATCGTCGAGGCGGTCGAGGACGTGATCCGGTGA
- a CDS encoding FAD binding domain-containing protein yields the protein MNGFGYLRPASAEEAVEAYAAHPGARYLAGGTNLVDLMKLGVERPTVLIDVGRLPLGGVEMLPDGSLRVGATVRNSDLAADPRVRDRYPVLSQALLAGASGQLRNAATTGGNLLQRTRCPYFQDLGKPCNKREPGSGCGAREGVHRDHAVLGHSEQCIATNPSDMAVALAALDAEVELYGTEGPRRLPAADFHRLPGEHPERDTWIRPGELITGVLLPAATAGVPSAYRKARDRASYAFALASVAVVLRVTDGVVDHAGVAFGGLAHRPWRARHTELALLGAPATPEAFEGAVALELAHAEPLRDNAYKVPLARNLALDVLNRLTPAPAAA from the coding sequence GTGAACGGCTTCGGATACCTCAGGCCCGCGAGTGCCGAGGAGGCCGTGGAGGCGTACGCCGCCCACCCCGGCGCCCGCTATCTGGCCGGCGGCACCAACCTGGTCGACCTGATGAAACTCGGCGTCGAGCGGCCCACCGTCCTCATCGACGTGGGCCGGCTGCCGCTCGGCGGCGTCGAGATGCTGCCCGACGGCTCGCTGCGTGTCGGCGCCACCGTCCGCAACAGCGACCTCGCCGCCGACCCGCGCGTCCGCGACCGCTACCCGGTGCTCTCCCAGGCCCTGCTCGCGGGCGCCTCCGGGCAGCTGCGCAACGCCGCCACCACCGGCGGCAACCTGCTCCAGCGCACCCGCTGCCCCTACTTCCAGGACCTCGGCAAACCCTGCAACAAACGGGAGCCCGGCAGCGGCTGCGGAGCCCGCGAGGGCGTGCACCGCGACCACGCGGTCCTCGGCCACTCCGAGCAGTGCATCGCCACCAACCCGTCCGACATGGCCGTCGCCCTCGCCGCGCTGGACGCCGAGGTCGAGCTGTACGGCACCGAGGGCCCGCGGCGGCTGCCGGCGGCCGACTTCCACCGGCTGCCGGGCGAGCACCCCGAGCGGGACACCTGGATCCGCCCCGGCGAACTGATCACCGGCGTGCTGCTCCCTGCGGCCACCGCTGGCGTCCCGTCCGCCTACCGCAAGGCCCGCGACCGGGCGTCGTACGCCTTCGCCCTGGCGTCCGTGGCCGTCGTGCTGCGGGTCACGGACGGCGTCGTCGACCACGCGGGGGTCGCCTTCGGCGGGCTCGCCCACCGGCCCTGGCGGGCCCGGCACACCGAGCTGGCCCTGCTGGGCGCCCCCGCGACCCCCGAGGCCTTCGAGGGAGCCGTCGCCCTGGAACTCGCGCACGCCGAGCCGCTGCGCGACAACGCCTACAAGGTGCCCCTCGCCCGCAACCTCGCCCTGGACGTCCTGAACCGTCTCACCCCCGCCCCCGCGGCGGCCTGA
- a CDS encoding lectin: MARPLPLAVSLGVLALSAGLVTAAPAQAATGAITGLAGKCLDVAGAGSADGTPVQLYDCNGTNAQQWTVGSDGTIRALGKCLDVTGNSTADGAKVQLWSCTGGANQKWTVTAAHDIVNPQADKCLDVTDNNSANGTRTQIWTCTGGANQKWTAPAAGGGTPAAPMAVAPYLYNGWGSPPDPTTITRATGVKWFTLAFVLSNGYCNPQWDGSRPLTGGVDQQTVTTVRANGGDVIPSFGGYSGNKLESSCSSAGELAGAYQKVINAYGLKAIDIDIEADAYSSATVQQRTVDALKTVKANNPGLKVYITMGTGQSGPDTSLINRAASSGLTVDAWAIMPFDFGGAGQNMGNLTTQAAEGLKNALKNAYHYSDDQAYRDMGISSMNGITDNNETVTVNDFRTILAYAQAHHLARLTFWSANRDRPCTGGPADSCSGVNQSDWDYTRVFAGYTG; encoded by the coding sequence ATGGCCAGACCCCTCCCCCTGGCGGTTTCCCTCGGCGTCCTGGCGCTCTCGGCCGGACTCGTCACCGCTGCCCCCGCCCAGGCCGCCACCGGCGCCATCACCGGGCTCGCCGGCAAGTGCCTCGACGTCGCCGGGGCCGGCTCGGCCGACGGCACGCCCGTCCAGCTCTACGACTGCAACGGCACCAACGCCCAGCAGTGGACCGTCGGCAGCGACGGCACCATCCGGGCGCTGGGCAAGTGCCTCGACGTGACCGGCAATTCGACCGCCGACGGCGCCAAGGTGCAGCTGTGGAGCTGTACCGGCGGCGCGAACCAGAAGTGGACCGTCACCGCAGCCCACGACATCGTCAACCCGCAGGCCGACAAGTGCCTGGACGTCACGGACAACAACTCCGCCAACGGCACCCGGACACAGATCTGGACCTGCACCGGCGGCGCCAACCAGAAGTGGACCGCGCCCGCGGCCGGCGGCGGCACTCCGGCCGCGCCGATGGCCGTCGCGCCGTACCTCTACAACGGCTGGGGCAGCCCGCCCGACCCCACGACCATCACCCGGGCCACCGGCGTGAAGTGGTTCACCCTCGCCTTCGTGCTCAGCAACGGCTACTGCAACCCCCAGTGGGACGGCAGCCGCCCGCTGACCGGCGGCGTCGACCAGCAGACCGTCACCACCGTGCGGGCGAACGGCGGTGACGTCATCCCGTCCTTCGGCGGCTACAGCGGCAACAAACTGGAGAGCTCGTGCTCCAGCGCCGGCGAACTGGCCGGCGCCTACCAGAAGGTGATCAACGCCTACGGCCTGAAGGCGATCGACATCGACATCGAGGCCGACGCCTACAGCAGCGCGACCGTGCAGCAGCGCACCGTGGACGCGCTGAAGACCGTGAAGGCGAACAACCCCGGTCTGAAGGTGTACATCACGATGGGCACCGGGCAGAGCGGCCCCGACACCAGCCTCATCAACCGCGCCGCGTCCTCCGGGCTCACCGTGGACGCCTGGGCCATCATGCCGTTCGACTTCGGCGGCGCCGGCCAGAACATGGGCAACCTCACCACGCAGGCCGCCGAGGGCCTGAAGAACGCACTGAAGAACGCCTACCACTACAGCGACGACCAGGCCTACCGGGACATGGGCATCTCGTCCATGAACGGCATCACCGACAACAACGAGACCGTCACGGTGAACGACTTCCGCACCATCCTGGCCTACGCCCAGGCCCACCACCTCGCCCGGCTCACCTTCTGGTCCGCCAACCGCGACCGGCCCTGCACCGGCGGCCCCGCCGACAGCTGCTCCGGCGTCAACCAGTCCGACTGGGACTACACCCGCGTCTTCGCCGGATACACCGGCTGA
- a CDS encoding bifunctional class I SAM-dependent methyltransferase/NUDIX hydrolase, giving the protein MAHSEPDAWDAHYAGGGRFRPRGAGERRLLAEHLPAPAGGRALDLGCGLGELARHLAGSGYRVDAVDWSETALAEARRTNAPGVTYRRLDIERDDLGRLPDAGYDVIVMRLSLAFVRDRTRVLNRLRERLRPGGALCVITPVAGAVPQDRRGIALDEEEIGLLGAGWATADRYDADGLAVLVLRGAAPAAPGYAGKGTPSPHALTGAGVVVTDAAGRVLLGWSVRGVWELPGGKNDADEDFAAAAVRELEEETSLKADPAGARVRAILMDSAHGVPRVTAAVRVGAFTGEPVVTEPRLMRRWEWHEVADLPLLGRPLFTPSAHVLDTVWPGLLPGLPPVHRYPVTEG; this is encoded by the coding sequence GTGGCACACAGCGAGCCCGACGCGTGGGACGCGCACTACGCGGGCGGCGGCCGGTTCCGCCCGCGCGGCGCCGGCGAGCGCCGGCTGCTGGCGGAGCATCTCCCGGCGCCGGCCGGCGGACGCGCCCTGGACCTCGGCTGCGGGCTGGGCGAACTCGCCCGGCACCTGGCCGGTTCGGGCTACCGGGTGGACGCCGTCGACTGGTCGGAGACGGCGCTCGCCGAGGCCCGCCGCACCAACGCGCCCGGAGTGACGTACCGGCGCCTGGACATCGAGCGCGACGACCTCGGCCGGCTCCCCGACGCCGGCTACGACGTGATCGTCATGCGGCTGAGCCTCGCCTTCGTCCGCGACCGCACCCGGGTGCTGAACCGGCTGCGCGAGCGGCTGCGTCCCGGCGGGGCGCTGTGCGTGATCACACCGGTGGCCGGCGCCGTACCCCAGGACCGGCGCGGCATCGCCCTGGACGAGGAGGAGATCGGCCTGCTCGGCGCCGGCTGGGCGACGGCGGACCGGTACGACGCCGACGGCCTGGCCGTGCTCGTGCTGCGCGGCGCCGCTCCCGCCGCCCCCGGGTACGCCGGCAAGGGCACCCCTTCGCCGCACGCCCTCACCGGTGCCGGAGTGGTCGTGACGGACGCGGCGGGCAGGGTGCTGCTGGGCTGGTCGGTGCGGGGCGTGTGGGAGCTGCCGGGCGGCAAGAACGACGCAGACGAGGACTTCGCCGCCGCCGCCGTGCGGGAGCTGGAGGAGGAGACCTCCTTGAAGGCCGACCCGGCCGGGGCGCGGGTCCGGGCGATCCTGATGGACTCGGCGCACGGCGTCCCCCGGGTGACGGCGGCCGTCCGGGTGGGCGCCTTCACCGGCGAGCCGGTGGTCACCGAACCGCGGCTGATGCGCCGCTGGGAGTGGCACGAGGTCGCCGATCTCCCGCTGCTGGGGCGGCCGTTGTTCACACCGAGCGCGCATGTCCTGGACACGGTGTGGCCGGGTCTGCTGCCGGGGCTGCCGCCCGTGCACCGTTACCCGGTGACCGAGGGCTGA